Proteins from one Candidatus Desulfovibrio trichonymphae genomic window:
- a CDS encoding TrmH family RNA methyltransferase has protein sequence MHTCSDKAQLLPGVKPVLELLLSNPSHIDLVYCKKGLRSREALEAQRLCRQHGLRFSLVDQLVLDRLCRDDKGRKAVAHQGLMARLTMTAFCGLDHLLSTVTEAPLPLLLALDQVQDPGNVGTLCRTLYTLGGAGLVLPIHNSARLGPAAHKAAAGALEHLPAAKVTNLGHALDQAEEAGLAIYGTGVAGKPAAAGTLNAFTEPLRLPAVLVLGNEQKGLRPGVAKRCAHLLHIPQARPLDSFNVAQAGAILLGLAAAAQTRAVDA, from the coding sequence ATGCATACCTGTTCCGACAAGGCCCAGCTGCTGCCGGGCGTCAAGCCCGTCCTGGAGCTGCTTTTGAGCAACCCCTCGCACATTGACCTCGTCTATTGCAAAAAAGGCCTGCGCAGTCGGGAAGCACTTGAAGCTCAACGCCTGTGCCGTCAACACGGCCTGCGCTTCTCCCTTGTGGACCAGCTTGTGCTCGACCGCCTTTGCCGCGACGACAAGGGACGGAAAGCCGTTGCCCACCAAGGTCTTATGGCCCGTCTGACCATGACCGCCTTCTGCGGACTTGACCATCTGCTCTCCACCGTCACGGAAGCGCCCCTGCCGCTGCTGCTGGCGCTTGATCAGGTGCAGGATCCCGGCAATGTGGGCACACTCTGCCGCACGCTCTACACGCTGGGCGGCGCCGGTCTTGTCCTGCCCATCCACAACAGCGCCCGGCTTGGACCGGCCGCCCACAAAGCCGCCGCCGGAGCGCTGGAACACTTGCCCGCCGCAAAGGTGACCAACCTAGGCCACGCCCTAGATCAGGCCGAAGAAGCGGGGCTCGCCATTTACGGAACCGGCGTTGCGGGCAAACCCGCTGCGGCCGGCACACTCAACGCTTTTACCGAACCCCTGCGCCTACCCGCCGTGCTTGTGCTCGGCAATGAACAAAAGGGTCTGCGCCCAGGCGTGGCAAAACGTTGCGCGCATCTGCTGCACATTCCGCAGGCCAGACCCTTGGACTCCTTCAACGTTGCGCAGGCGGGAGCCATACTCCTCGGCCTTGCGGCAGCGGCGCAAACACGCGCCGTTGATGCTTGA
- a CDS encoding TIGR04326 family surface carbohydrate biosynthesis protein, with protein MTALVHDAGGFAIARHVVYKNAVNELLLLAGTGMDRSRARSNAAPERLVVRFDAWDVPQDEISLPAFLQNELLQIRAEHAAWAYDFARLRVNGREVQEYLRCGESLSFWWCSLIYERHPKMTPGLYTIYRLRVLERLMDAREVTALRLRGGNRRLARSLAAMCAASGRTFAQENTDDMRPDARPPASGIIARLYRLCPAPVRAMARLAHWWWSVRRKLPFAGHAPLPHAQGQSASIVTYFPNIDMDAAQQGRFRSRYFESLHNALNAHGGGRRLRWLFIRFPVPDFDLDRCIALRDQFRKAGKDGLSFHYLEEFLSTRDILAALLRYARLTVASLRLERHVRAAFCFAGSRLNFRDRLAVYWAESFRGWLCLERCLQQRAFNNWVRLSGPQRWTLFPLENCPWERMLTHAVHEAGAGPVFGTQHSVIRPADFRYFDDPRAFSAPDCAAFQPDELRGNGHSACAQWLEAGVPARRLGKVEALRYLYLTKKTQNDSSKTPPLPYKQLLVVTSFFADETRAHLALLAKALRAGLLDEFAVVVKPHPYLPVRKILHELLGARAEQIQEAGGPIAAHLLPGVHVWASNSTTAALEAAIMGLPVMAMPPFDDFDLCPLQDAPGLPRTIGLAGLRRALAEAVPLPLAPDYLELNPELPLWRELLFAEKPFSV; from the coding sequence ATGACGGCATTGGTTCACGACGCCGGAGGTTTTGCAATCGCAAGGCATGTCGTGTACAAAAATGCTGTGAACGAACTGCTTTTGCTGGCCGGAACGGGCATGGACAGGTCAAGGGCGAGATCGAACGCCGCGCCTGAAAGGCTTGTTGTCCGCTTTGATGCATGGGACGTCCCGCAGGATGAAATTTCCCTGCCGGCGTTTCTTCAGAACGAACTGTTGCAGATACGCGCGGAACACGCCGCCTGGGCTTATGATTTTGCCCGGCTGCGCGTCAACGGCCGTGAAGTGCAGGAGTATCTGCGCTGCGGAGAAAGCCTTTCGTTCTGGTGGTGTTCCTTGATATATGAACGCCACCCCAAGATGACGCCGGGGCTGTATACAATATATAGGCTGCGCGTTCTGGAGCGACTGATGGATGCGCGGGAGGTCACAGCCCTGCGGCTCCGCGGCGGGAACAGACGCCTTGCGCGGAGCCTTGCGGCCATGTGCGCAGCATCCGGCCGTACATTCGCCCAAGAAAACACCGACGACATGCGCCCTGATGCCCGCCCGCCCGCTTCAGGCATTATTGCAAGGCTCTATCGCCTCTGTCCTGCCCCTGTGCGGGCTATGGCGCGTCTGGCGCACTGGTGGTGGAGCGTCCGACGCAAGCTGCCCTTTGCCGGGCACGCTCCTTTGCCCCACGCACAGGGACAAAGCGCAAGCATTGTCACCTATTTCCCCAACATAGACATGGACGCCGCACAGCAGGGACGCTTTCGCTCACGCTATTTTGAAAGCCTGCACAACGCGCTCAATGCGCATGGCGGCGGCCGGCGGCTACGCTGGCTGTTCATCCGTTTCCCCGTGCCGGATTTTGACCTTGACCGGTGCATCGCGCTACGGGATCAATTTCGCAAAGCCGGCAAAGACGGCCTTTCTTTTCATTATCTGGAGGAATTTCTCTCGACGCGGGACATATTGGCCGCCCTCCTGCGCTACGCGCGCTTGACCGTCGCTTCGTTGCGCCTTGAGCGGCATGTGCGCGCGGCGTTTTGTTTCGCCGGTTCACGGCTGAACTTTCGGGACAGACTTGCCGTATATTGGGCGGAATCCTTTCGCGGCTGGCTTTGTCTTGAACGATGCCTTCAACAGAGGGCATTCAACAACTGGGTTCGCCTGTCCGGGCCGCAACGCTGGACGCTTTTCCCCTTGGAAAACTGCCCTTGGGAACGCATGTTGACCCACGCTGTGCATGAAGCCGGCGCGGGACCTGTGTTCGGGACGCAGCATTCCGTCATACGGCCGGCAGATTTTCGCTATTTTGACGACCCGCGCGCTTTCAGCGCCCCGGACTGCGCGGCCTTCCAGCCGGACGAACTGCGCGGCAACGGTCACAGCGCGTGCGCGCAGTGGCTTGAAGCCGGCGTGCCGGCGCGCCGCCTAGGCAAGGTAGAGGCGCTGCGCTACCTGTATCTGACAAAAAAAACACAAAATGATTCTTCCAAAACGCCCCCCTTGCCGTACAAACAGCTGCTTGTGGTCACAAGCTTTTTTGCGGACGAAACGCGCGCCCATCTTGCTTTGCTGGCCAAGGCCCTGCGGGCGGGGCTGCTGGACGAGTTTGCCGTTGTGGTGAAGCCTCATCCTTATCTGCCGGTGCGGAAGATACTGCACGAACTGCTTGGCGCGCGGGCGGAGCAAATTCAGGAAGCCGGAGGACCCATTGCCGCACATTTGCTGCCTGGAGTGCACGTGTGGGCTTCCAACTCCACCACAGCGGCTTTGGAAGCGGCCATCATGGGGCTGCCCGTCATGGCAATGCCGCCGTTTGATGACTTTGACCTCTGCCCCCTGCAGGATGCGCCGGGCCTTCCGCGGACAATCGGCCTTGCAGGTCTGCGCCGGGCGCTTGCCGAGGCCGTGCCGCTCCCGCTTGCTCCGGATTATCTGGAATTGAACCCGGAGCTGCCGTTGTGGCGGGAACTGCTTTTTGCTGAAAAGCCTTTCTCAGTATAA
- the hemW gene encoding radical SAM family heme chaperone HemW: protein MIVYIHVPFCRTRCNYCAFHSTPLGRGVEAAASPLVRDYADTLLLELAHWADRYGGADVQTIFWGGGTPSLLPPRIVGIVLERLAKYFTLSSKVEVSLEANPESLRDTSRAAQYLSVGVNRCSIGIQSLDETTLRVLGRTHRAKDSLHAVYVAREAGFVNINVDLMWGLPGQSVRNWLQTLKDVTRMAPEHISAYGLTLESGTALELDCTEGRVTLPPERDQSIMFTEGAAFLESCGYMHYEISNFARMGFQCRHNRWYWEGMNYLGLGPSATSTIQGRRWTNPAGQKAWDEKMRHGQLDDNIEYLTPTTHLLEMLMLRLRTTRGLRIKVWRELTGRDFLRDNQKMVQALHENGLIHIRHGRLRLTRNGMLVSNAILSNLFERTQEVLELPPPTAGEQRRLSQKPAALQPVRYPTV, encoded by the coding sequence ATGATTGTCTATATTCATGTTCCTTTTTGCCGTACGCGCTGCAATTACTGCGCATTTCATTCCACACCGCTCGGCAGGGGGGTGGAGGCCGCCGCTTCGCCGTTGGTGCGCGATTATGCGGACACGCTGCTTCTGGAGCTTGCGCACTGGGCGGATCGCTATGGCGGGGCGGACGTGCAGACGATTTTTTGGGGAGGGGGCACGCCAAGCCTGCTGCCGCCGCGCATTGTGGGCATTGTGCTGGAACGGCTGGCCAAATATTTCACTCTCTCTTCAAAGGTCGAGGTCTCGCTGGAGGCAAATCCCGAATCACTTCGGGATACGAGCAGGGCGGCGCAGTATCTTTCTGTCGGCGTCAACCGTTGTTCCATCGGCATTCAGTCGCTGGATGAAACGACGCTACGCGTGCTCGGGCGGACGCACAGGGCAAAGGACAGCCTGCACGCGGTCTATGTGGCGCGCGAAGCGGGCTTTGTCAATATCAATGTGGATCTGATGTGGGGATTGCCCGGCCAGAGTGTGCGCAACTGGCTGCAAACCTTGAAAGACGTGACGCGTATGGCACCGGAGCACATTTCCGCTTACGGTCTGACGCTGGAATCGGGCACAGCGCTGGAACTGGACTGTACAGAAGGCCGAGTTACGTTGCCGCCGGAGCGGGATCAGAGCATTATGTTTACTGAAGGAGCGGCGTTTTTGGAGTCGTGCGGGTATATGCACTATGAAATTTCCAATTTCGCCCGCATGGGCTTTCAATGTCGTCATAATCGCTGGTACTGGGAGGGAATGAATTATCTCGGCCTTGGCCCGTCAGCCACATCCACCATACAGGGGCGGCGGTGGACAAACCCCGCCGGGCAGAAAGCCTGGGACGAAAAAATGCGTCATGGCCAGCTTGACGACAACATTGAATACCTTACGCCCACAACGCATCTGCTTGAGATGCTTATGCTGCGTCTGCGCACGACGAGGGGGCTGCGGATAAAAGTCTGGCGAGAGCTCACGGGACGGGATTTTTTGCGCGACAATCAAAAAATGGTTCAGGCCCTGCACGAAAACGGACTCATACACATCCGGCACGGCCGTCTGCGGCTGACGCGCAACGGCATGCTGGTTTCCAACGCCATTTTGTCCAATCTTTTTGAACGTACGCAAGAGGTTCTCGAACTGCCGCCTCCCACTGCGGGGGAGCAACGCAGATTATCGCAAAAACCGGCGGCGCTCCAGCCGGTCAGATACCCAACGGTTTAA
- the atpE gene encoding ATP synthase F0 subunit C, with protein MRKFLMTALNTAALLGMASMAFAADKLDPAALGFTCLAAAIGIGIAACGCGIGMGLGLKGACEGVARNPEVSGKITGTMILAFAFIESLAIYALVISFILLYANPYA; from the coding sequence ATGCGCAAATTTTTGATGACAGCCCTGAATACCGCGGCTCTTCTGGGCATGGCGAGCATGGCCTTTGCCGCCGACAAGCTTGACCCTGCGGCCTTGGGCTTCACCTGCCTTGCCGCCGCCATCGGCATCGGCATTGCCGCTTGCGGTTGCGGTATCGGCATGGGCCTCGGCCTGAAGGGCGCCTGCGAAGGCGTCGCACGCAACCCCGAGGTAAGCGGCAAGATTACCGGCACAATGATTCTGGCCTTTGCCTTCATTGAATCTCTAGCTATTTACGCTCTGGTTATCAGCTTTATCCTGCTCTACGCCAACCCATACGCGTAG
- the atpB gene encoding F0F1 ATP synthase subunit A → MAGGLPHPVLLSTFFGMDEVVIHGQAVEFKHVFYSWIAMALLFGVALILRKRLTMVPGGLQNFFEALIDTIEKFVCSNMGEVGRKYVPLLAGMFIYIFCMNLMGLVPGFDAPTANLNSTVCMALFVFVFYNIVGLLRWKARYVHHFTGPSKLLIPLMLPLEVVSHIARPLSLALRLFGNIRGEEIVIVLFFVMAPLLGTLPIYALFLLGKTMQAFVFFMLTMFYIKSALEAPEH, encoded by the coding sequence ATGGCGGGTGGTTTGCCGCATCCGGTATTGCTTTCCACATTTTTCGGCATGGATGAAGTCGTTATTCACGGTCAGGCTGTAGAATTTAAACATGTTTTTTATTCTTGGATCGCCATGGCACTGCTGTTTGGCGTGGCCCTGATTTTGCGCAAACGCTTGACCATGGTGCCCGGTGGTCTGCAAAATTTCTTTGAGGCGCTCATAGACACCATCGAAAAATTTGTCTGTTCCAACATGGGTGAAGTGGGGCGGAAGTATGTGCCCCTTTTGGCCGGCATGTTCATCTATATCTTCTGCATGAACCTTATGGGCCTTGTTCCGGGTTTCGACGCGCCCACAGCCAACCTCAACTCCACGGTCTGCATGGCCCTGTTTGTATTTGTGTTTTACAACATTGTGGGGTTGCTCCGCTGGAAGGCCCGCTATGTGCATCATTTCACCGGGCCGTCCAAGCTTCTTATTCCGCTGATGTTGCCGCTGGAAGTCGTGTCGCACATTGCCCGGCCGCTTTCGCTGGCTCTCCGCCTTTTCGGCAACATCCGTGGCGAAGAAATCGTGATAGTGCTCTTTTTTGTCATGGCGCCCCTGCTGGGCACGCTGCCTATTTACGCGCTCTTCCTTCTGGGCAAGACCATGCAGGCATTTGTCTTCTTTATGCTGACCATGTTCTATATCAAGAGCGCACTGGAAGCGCCTGAGCATTAG
- a CDS encoding AtpZ/AtpI family protein codes for MFKDFLQQQKNGMEAMAGLGVIGLHLVSGPLVGVCMGYGLDYWFGSGPWCKLLFLLVGIVAGFLNVYRDTRRLLKKMAAQDAHTAKILRNTHVENDVAQP; via the coding sequence GTGTTTAAAGATTTTCTGCAGCAGCAAAAGAACGGCATGGAAGCTATGGCCGGCCTGGGTGTTATCGGTCTGCATCTGGTGAGCGGTCCGCTTGTGGGTGTTTGCATGGGTTACGGCCTTGATTATTGGTTTGGTTCAGGCCCTTGGTGCAAACTGCTTTTTTTGCTGGTCGGGATTGTCGCCGGTTTTTTGAATGTTTATCGGGACACGCGGCGCCTTTTGAAAAAAATGGCTGCACAAGACGCACACACTGCAAAAATTTTGCGGAACACCCATGTTGAAAACGATGTCGCGCAGCCTTGA
- a CDS encoding 4Fe-4S dicluster domain-containing protein, translating to MHEHIQVIADKCRACRRCEVACIAAHHNMTFKEAMKHRDELVSRVHVVKTDNFKASVRCHQCDNAPCCNVCPTGALQQEEGRIIVRVQFCVACKMCLAVCPYGAISLENIGMPHVDDDSETMAQRSRREVAVRCDMCQVWREQNGKKVTACMEACPARALFMIEPDGTVVELPPLEKKTAVEAAAKTF from the coding sequence ATGCACGAACACATTCAGGTCATAGCCGACAAATGCCGCGCCTGCCGCCGTTGTGAAGTGGCCTGTATAGCCGCACACCACAACATGACTTTCAAAGAAGCCATGAAACATCGCGATGAGCTGGTTTCTCGTGTGCATGTGGTTAAAACCGATAATTTCAAAGCGTCGGTGCGCTGTCACCAATGCGACAACGCGCCCTGCTGCAATGTCTGCCCCACCGGTGCGCTGCAACAGGAAGAAGGCCGCATTATCGTACGCGTACAGTTTTGTGTGGCCTGCAAAATGTGTTTAGCCGTCTGTCCTTACGGCGCTATTTCTCTGGAAAACATCGGCATGCCCCACGTTGATGACGATTCGGAAACCATGGCGCAACGCTCCCGCCGTGAAGTGGCTGTGCGTTGCGATATGTGCCAGGTCTGGCGTGAACAGAACGGCAAAAAAGTCACCGCCTGCATGGAAGCATGCCCGGCGCGGGCGCTCTTTATGATAGAGCCGGACGGTACCGTGGTGGAGCTGCCCCCTCTGGAGAAAAAAACCGCGGTTGAGGCAGCAGCAAAAACTTTTTGA
- a CDS encoding hydrogenase maturation nickel metallochaperone HypA/HybF: MHEASLVQGLLSTALTAMETHNTANPANQAMRIQEIECAMGLLSCVEPLTMTGCFELFAEGTPAEGATLTLRTTPLDCGCRICGNAFSLMQRHFVCPQCGSDEIHFSGGHGLTLMSLRIESEE, encoded by the coding sequence ATGCACGAAGCGAGTCTGGTGCAGGGTCTGCTTTCCACGGCTCTGACGGCAATGGAAACTCACAATACGGCCAACCCTGCAAATCAGGCGATGCGAATTCAGGAAATTGAATGTGCAATGGGGCTGCTCTCCTGCGTGGAGCCCCTGACCATGACAGGTTGCTTTGAACTTTTTGCGGAAGGAACTCCGGCTGAAGGCGCGACGCTTACCCTCCGCACGACGCCGCTTGATTGCGGCTGCAGAATATGCGGTAACGCCTTCAGCCTGATGCAACGGCATTTTGTGTGCCCGCAGTGCGGGAGTGATGAAATCCACTTCAGCGGGGGACATGGGCTTACACTCATGTCTCTGCGCATTGAATCCGAGGAATAA
- a CDS encoding hydrogenase large subunit, whose product MSTASSTFTMPLGPVHVALEEPVYFHLTVEGEIIRHVNLTSGHVHRGMEAMAAQRNLIQNTTLTERVCSLCSNSHSFTYCMAVENVLGVTIPERARYLRVLAEEIKRVASHLFNTAIQAHIIGFKSLFMHTMEVREMMQDIKETVYGNRMNLASNCIGGVKCDVPGALLDYILSMIDKIEPAVEEIRELYSTNSMVLARTKGLGLLPKEDALRLGVVGPVARGSGLRMDVRKDSPYAAYPELEFETIVDSGCCIHSRTKVRLHEIFESFKLIRQCCKRVPDGPTTASMRQIRDAEACARAEAPRGEVFYYIRTNGTDIPARLKWRVPSYMNWEALGVMMRDCKVADVALISNSIDPCVSCTER is encoded by the coding sequence ATGAGCACGGCAAGCAGCACATTCACCATGCCCCTCGGCCCAGTGCACGTGGCGCTGGAGGAGCCGGTTTATTTTCACCTGACGGTGGAGGGCGAAATCATACGTCACGTCAACCTGACCTCGGGCCATGTGCACCGCGGCATGGAGGCCATGGCCGCACAACGCAACCTGATTCAAAACACGACGCTGACAGAACGTGTCTGCTCGCTCTGTTCCAACAGCCATTCGTTCACCTACTGTATGGCGGTGGAAAACGTGCTGGGCGTTACCATTCCTGAACGGGCGCGATATCTGCGCGTGCTCGCAGAAGAAATCAAGCGTGTGGCCTCACATCTCTTCAACACCGCCATTCAGGCGCACATCATAGGTTTTAAATCTCTTTTCATGCACACTATGGAAGTGCGTGAAATGATGCAGGACATTAAGGAAACCGTATACGGCAACCGCATGAATCTGGCCTCAAACTGCATCGGCGGGGTAAAATGCGATGTGCCGGGTGCTCTTCTTGACTACATCCTTTCCATGATTGACAAAATCGAACCTGCAGTGGAAGAGATACGCGAACTTTATTCCACAAACAGCATGGTGCTCGCCCGCACAAAAGGACTTGGCCTTCTGCCCAAAGAAGATGCCCTGCGTCTCGGGGTTGTTGGTCCTGTGGCTCGCGGCTCCGGTCTGCGCATGGATGTGCGCAAGGATTCGCCTTATGCGGCCTACCCTGAACTGGAATTTGAAACAATAGTCGACAGCGGCTGCTGCATCCACTCTAGGACGAAGGTTCGACTGCACGAAATTTTTGAATCGTTCAAACTGATACGCCAGTGCTGTAAACGCGTGCCTGACGGCCCGACGACCGCCTCCATGCGGCAGATACGCGACGCCGAAGCCTGCGCCCGCGCTGAGGCGCCGCGCGGTGAAGTTTTTTACTATATTCGCACCAACGGCACAGACATCCCGGCAAGGCTCAAATGGAGGGTTCCTTCCTATATGAACTGGGAAGCGCTGGGTGTTATGATGCGCGACTGTAAAGTAGCGGATGTAGCGCTGATTTCCAACAGTATTGACCCGTGTGTCTCCTGCACGGAGAGGTAA
- a CDS encoding NADH-quinone oxidoreductase subunit C gives MQETIRGDVHIIQSITALCDETGAVRHSVDSFSNAFHWFRLGTPRMLTQATAVLHDAGARLCMATAYNRRHLNEPMQEVCYHFELSGILYNLTVTLNGECPVPSISPLFANADWHEREMMELYGVKVADHPNPQRLFLDEKLDAGILNQAVPLSIMMNSACTTDLWERILKDREKPE, from the coding sequence ATGCAAGAGACTATTCGCGGCGATGTGCATATCATACAGAGCATTACGGCTCTCTGCGACGAAACCGGCGCTGTGCGCCACAGTGTGGACAGCTTCAGCAACGCTTTTCACTGGTTCAGACTGGGCACGCCGCGCATGCTGACACAGGCGACAGCTGTACTGCACGACGCAGGAGCGCGCCTGTGCATGGCCACAGCCTATAACCGCCGCCATTTGAACGAGCCCATGCAGGAAGTCTGCTATCACTTTGAACTCAGCGGTATTCTTTATAATCTTACAGTGACGTTGAATGGTGAATGCCCCGTGCCGTCCATTTCCCCGCTCTTCGCCAACGCTGACTGGCATGAACGTGAAATGATGGAACTTTATGGCGTCAAAGTGGCAGACCACCCCAACCCGCAACGGCTTTTCCTTGATGAAAAGCTTGACGCAGGCATACTCAATCAGGCTGTGCCGCTTTCCATCATGATGAACAGCGCATGCACGACAGACCTCTGGGAGCGCATCCTCAAAGACAGGGAGAAGCCGGAATGA
- a CDS encoding 4Fe-4S binding protein, translating to MAGFLKILFRNLLNGPSTDPYPMGPTFSPQRIRGRAKVDPNLCMGCGMCRYSCTAGAINIAHLPDGSGYTITIWQNSCCRCASCRHYCPTGAMSVTDDWHSAHPEKDKFNRLEQQTIKYTPCADCGALMRPVPAHLAQRLYAENKEIDTEKIRHICPKCRRIEDAKRTARRLLTPAPEPMKAAELTSPRPQDTR from the coding sequence ATGGCGGGCTTTCTGAAAATTCTGTTCCGTAATCTGCTGAATGGTCCAAGTACAGACCCTTATCCGATGGGGCCGACTTTTTCCCCGCAGCGAATTCGCGGTCGCGCCAAGGTAGATCCCAACCTGTGCATGGGTTGCGGCATGTGCCGCTATTCCTGTACTGCCGGAGCCATCAATATTGCACATCTCCCCGACGGCAGCGGTTATACCATAACCATCTGGCAAAATTCCTGCTGCCGGTGCGCCTCCTGCCGTCATTACTGCCCGACCGGCGCCATGAGCGTGACAGATGACTGGCATTCAGCACATCCTGAAAAGGATAAATTCAACCGGCTGGAACAGCAGACCATCAAATATACGCCCTGCGCGGACTGCGGCGCGCTTATGCGACCAGTCCCCGCACATCTGGCGCAGCGCCTTTACGCCGAGAACAAAGAAATTGACACGGAAAAAATCCGTCACATCTGCCCCAAATGCCGCCGGATTGAAGACGCAAAACGCACTGCCCGACGCTTGCTCACGCCGGCGCCCGAACCGATGAAAGCAGCCGAATTAACCTCACCGCGCCCACAAGATACGAGATAG
- a CDS encoding NADH-quinone oxidoreductase subunit B family protein has translation MLQKLSVRSPWLFRINAGSCNGCDVELATTACIPRYDVERFGCKYCGSPRHTDVVLITGPLTTKMRDSVLRVWHEIPNPKVTVAVGICPISGGVFRGSYSIEGPIDRYIPVDVNVPGCPPRPQAILEGIVLARSIWLKKLGLEE, from the coding sequence ATGCTTCAAAAACTTTCCGTTCGCTCACCGTGGCTCTTCCGGATCAATGCAGGCTCCTGCAATGGCTGTGACGTGGAACTCGCCACCACGGCCTGTATTCCGCGTTACGACGTGGAACGCTTCGGCTGCAAGTACTGCGGCAGCCCAAGGCATACGGATGTTGTGCTGATCACCGGTCCGTTGACGACCAAAATGCGCGACAGCGTGCTGAGAGTCTGGCATGAAATTCCCAATCCCAAGGTGACAGTCGCTGTCGGCATCTGTCCGATTTCCGGCGGCGTCTTTCGCGGAAGTTATTCCATTGAAGGGCCGATTGACCGCTACATCCCGGTAGACGTCAATGTCCCCGGGTGTCCGCCGCGCCCCCAGGCCATTCTGGAAGGCATAGTGCTGGCGCGTTCAATCTGGCTCAAAAAGCTGGGTCTGGAGGAATAA
- a CDS encoding respiratory chain complex I subunit 1 family protein, whose protein sequence is MSDTLLAILHMIIFPGGIFALAVGFFFKGLDRRVEARLQRRVGPPLKQPWLDTAKLLTKETLIPNTACRQTFLLAPVFGLTGMAVCAAFIPIPGVYSGLNNMGDLLVIFYLLPIPAIALMIGGSASSSPFGALGFSREMLLMLAYETPLLMILLAVAMIAGKSIAGGAAGAEFSLLKIVAWQQQTGSLGLNTAMIPALLAYLIFLPGTLGVTPFDIPEAETEIIEGPLLEYGGPLLALFNMTSALKTFVLLGLGVALFFPGVISAWWPVNLIWFLLKCLVLMLLSITVVKSATGRFRIDQAFRFYVTIPVALALCSLILVWVM, encoded by the coding sequence ATGAGCGACACGCTGCTTGCCATCCTGCACATGATAATCTTTCCCGGCGGAATCTTCGCCCTGGCTGTGGGTTTCTTTTTCAAAGGTCTGGATCGCCGTGTGGAAGCGCGACTGCAGCGACGGGTTGGTCCGCCGTTGAAACAGCCCTGGCTTGACACGGCAAAACTGCTGACCAAGGAAACACTGATTCCAAATACAGCCTGTCGTCAGACATTTCTGCTGGCGCCGGTGTTCGGCCTCACAGGCATGGCCGTCTGCGCGGCTTTTATTCCCATTCCCGGCGTGTATTCCGGGCTAAACAACATGGGCGACCTGCTTGTCATCTTCTACCTGCTGCCCATTCCTGCCATAGCCTTGATGATCGGCGGCTCAGCCTCAAGTTCTCCGTTCGGCGCTTTGGGTTTTTCACGCGAAATGCTGCTCATGCTCGCCTATGAAACGCCGTTGCTCATGATTCTTCTCGCGGTGGCCATGATCGCCGGCAAAAGCATTGCCGGCGGCGCAGCAGGCGCGGAGTTCTCTCTGCTCAAAATAGTGGCCTGGCAACAGCAGACCGGCTCTCTGGGGCTGAACACGGCCATGATCCCGGCTTTGCTCGCCTATCTTATCTTTTTGCCCGGCACTCTGGGCGTTACGCCCTTTGACATTCCCGAAGCGGAAACGGAAATTATTGAAGGTCCGCTTCTGGAATACGGCGGCCCTCTGCTGGCGCTTTTTAACATGACCTCCGCCCTCAAGACTTTTGTCCTTCTGGGACTTGGCGTAGCCCTGTTCTTTCCCGGCGTCATCAGCGCATGGTGGCCTGTCAACCTTATCTGGTTCCTGCTTAAGTGTCTTGTGCTGATGCTGCTTTCTATTACCGTGGTCAAGTCGGCGACAGGACGTTTTCGCATTGATCAGGCCTTCCGTTTCTATGTGACTATTCCTGTGGCGCTCGCGCTGTGCAGCTTGATACTGGTATGGGTGATGTAA